From Paraglaciecola sp. L1A13:
CAGGCGAAACTTGGAGTGACGAAGAAGAAAAAACCTTTAAACAACCCATTATTAATACTTACGAACGTCAGGGACACCCCTATTACGCCTCAGCTCGCCTTTGGGACGATGGTGTAATCGACCCGGCCGACACGCGCATGGTACTTGGGCTGTCAATTTCGGCCAGTTTAAATAAACCAATTGAGGACACCCAGTTTGGGGTGTTCAGAATGTAAGGACGCCTGAGTATGGACAACCCTATAATCTCAAATACTGTTACAGAGCATGTAATCTGTGAAATTGACCAACGTGGGGTGGCGACCGTTACCCTAAATAGGCCCGAGGTCCACAATGCCTTCGACGACATTTTGATTGCTCGTTTAAGCGAAATATTCACTCAACTTGGCAATGATCAAACGGTACGCGCAGTCATTCTTGCTGCGACAGGTAAAAGTTTCTGCGCGGGCGCTGATTTGAACTGGATGAAGCGCATGGCGTCATACACCTATGAGCAGAACCTAAGCGATGCTAACAATCTAGCAACTATGTTGCACACGCTTAATACCTTGCCAAAACCAACCATTGCTAGAGTGCAGGGTGCTGCATTCGGTGGCGCTGTAGGCTTAATAGCTTGCTGTGATATGGCGGTAGGCAGTAAGTTAAGCAAGTTTTGCTTAAGTGAAGTCAAATTGGGGTTGATACCCGCCACGATTAGTCCGTATGTCATTCAAGCGATCGGTGAACGATACTCGCGACGTTATTTTACCACAGCTGAAGTATTCTCTTCGCGCCGAGCCAGACGCATTGGTTTATTAAGTGAGAGTGTCACCGAAGAAGAGCTAGATAGCACTATTGATAGCATGTTGGATAATATTCTTAAAAATGGTCCCCACGCTGTATCGGCAGCCAAACAGCTGATATTTGATGTAGTAAATCGTATTCCTGACGAGGCCCTTAGGAATACAACCAGCGAACGTATTGCTATAACGCGGGTATCAACCGAAGGCCAAGAAGGTTTAGGTGCTTTTTTACAAAAACGTCGACCCAATTGGTATATCTCATGATTAAAAAACTCCTAATTGCCAATCGTGGCGAAATTTGTTGTCGTATTATCAACACAGCGAAGCGCATGGGTATTCAAACCGTTGCCTTATACTCGGACGCGGACAGTAAAGCACTGCATGTCAAAATGGCTGATGAGGCTATTCATATTGGTCCATCGCCATCCAACCAGAGTTATCTAAAAATTGATAAAGTGCTCGCTGCTGCCAAAGCAACGGGTGCTGATGCTATTCATCCAGGCTATGGATTTTTGTCGGAAAATGCGGGCTTTGCCAAGGCCTGCGCTGATAATAATATCATCTTTGTCGGCCCCCCTATTCATGCCATTGAAGCGATGGGCTCTAAATCTGCAGCCAAGCATATTATGCAACAAGCCAATGTACCTCTAGTACCCGGCTATCATGGCGCAGACCAATCAGCTGCGCTTATCAAACAACACGCAGACGACATGGGTTACCCTGTTTTACTTAAAGCCG
This genomic window contains:
- a CDS encoding enoyl-CoA hydratase/isomerase family protein; this translates as MDNPIISNTVTEHVICEIDQRGVATVTLNRPEVHNAFDDILIARLSEIFTQLGNDQTVRAVILAATGKSFCAGADLNWMKRMASYTYEQNLSDANNLATMLHTLNTLPKPTIARVQGAAFGGAVGLIACCDMAVGSKLSKFCLSEVKLGLIPATISPYVIQAIGERYSRRYFTTAEVFSSRRARRIGLLSESVTEEELDSTIDSMLDNILKNGPHAVSAAKQLIFDVVNRIPDEALRNTTSERIAITRVSTEGQEGLGAFLQKRRPNWYIS